The Amblyraja radiata isolate CabotCenter1 chromosome 1, sAmbRad1.1.pri, whole genome shotgun sequence genome contains a region encoding:
- the LOC116973400 gene encoding transcription factor AP-1-like has translation MAAPFYRDHTTSTGHLEAAPMDKKSAAADRRPPSQELNGGSVLTLPESGAQADRPGSRREAEGLVHPLAKGRRFLLGGRDEIENPHPYALQDLTKQNQHVVLAGAPCSAHTSTAIYHGSLHLAQSKADVPVYTNLGNYNPGLPNTGSESYPTGHVPYASPASLQHHLSALAQLMCPKYQEEPQTVPEVGPLSESPPLSPLEDGGQHIKAEKKRQRNRIAASNCRRRKLERIARLEDKVKTLKSENFELTSTASVLREQVVHLKHKVMNHVNNGCQVVLASSSLLKPEENGSI, from the exons ATGGCGGCGCCTTTCTACCGCGACCACACGACCAGCACCGGACACCTGGAAGCGGCGCCGATGGACAAGAAGAGCGCGGCGGCGGATCGGCGTCCCCCGTCTCAGGAGCTGAACGGCGGCTCCGTGCTGACGCTGCCGGAGTCGGGTGCCCAGGCCGACAGGCCCGGAAGCAGGCGGGAAGCCGAGGGCCTCGTCCATCCACTGGCGAAAG GTAGAAGATTCTTGCTTGGAGGCAGAGACGAGATTGAAAATCCGCACCCTTATG CATTGCAGGATTTGACCAAACAGAACCAACATGTGGTCTTGGCGGGAGCCCCATGCTCAGCTCATACCTCCACCGCAATCTATCATGgcagtctgcatttggcccagtcGAAAGCAGATGTCCCTGTCTATACCAACCTTGGCAATTACAATCCAGGCTTGCCCAACACAGGCTCTGAAAGTTATCCCACTGGCCATGTTCCCTATGCAAGCCCAGCATCATTACAACATCATTTATCAGCCTTGGCACAGCTCATGTGTCCAAAATATCAAGAAGAGCCCCAGACAGTACCAGAAGTAGGCCCACTAAGTgaatctccaccactctccccattAGAAGATGGAGGGCAGCATATCAAAGCTGAAAAGAAGAGACAGAGAAATCGCATTGCAGCATCAAATTGTCGAAGAAGGAAATTAGAGAGAATTGCAAGACTGGAAGATAAAGTAAAGACCCTAAAATCAGAGAACTTTGAGTTAACCTCAACAGCAAGTGTACTACGTGAGCAAGTGGTGCATCTCAAACATAAAGTGATGAATCATGTCAATAATGGATGTCAGGTAGTGCTTGCATCCTCTAGCCTCCTAAAGCCAGAAGAAAACGGCAGCATTTAA
- the thap1 gene encoding THAP domain-containing protein 1 isoform X2, translating into MVLSCSAYGCKNRFPLKRPELCKKWLAAVRRRNFIPTKNSNLCSEHFTLDCFRKNCNNKILEENAVPSIFCFTRPNQQPKKLETALPRDQPQATEEIMEGSKLNQKHGLLTVFDHSYSVRDACLQKKKIQQLEEQNEKLKTKLRFLQQKSRRQEQRLQRMKKLLQELNSRKMLPHKTCVLLNNTLYELIKL; encoded by the exons ATGGTGTTGTCTTGCTCCGCTTACGGCTGCAAGAACCG GTTTCCTCTGAAGCGACCAGAGCTCTGTAAGAAGTGGTTGGCTGCAGTAAGGAGAAGGAATTTTATACCCACCAAAAACAGCAATTTGTGCTCAGAACATTTCACTCTGGACTGTTTTAGAAAGAACTGTAACAATAAAATACTGGAAGAAAATGCCGTGCCATCCATATTCTGTTTTACCCGACCAAATCAACAACCAAAG AAGTTAGAAACGGCATTACCAAGAGACCAACCTCAGGCAACAGAGGAAATTATGGAGGGATCCAAATTGAATCAAAAGCATGGACTCCTAACTGTTTTTGACCATAGCTATAGTGTTCGAGATGCGTGCTTACAAAAGAAAAAGATTCAGCAGTTGGAGGAACAAAATGAGAAACTAAAGACGAAACTGAGATTCTTACAGCAGAAATCTCGCCGCCAAGAACAACGATTACAAAGAATGAAGAAGCTATTACAGGAACTTAATTCACGAAAGATGTTACCACATAAAACCTGTGTGCTGTTAAATAACACTTTGTATGAATTAATTAAACTTTAA
- the thap1 gene encoding THAP domain-containing protein 1 isoform X1, with the protein MVLSCSAYGCKNRYDKDRGTSFHRFPLKRPELCKKWLAAVRRRNFIPTKNSNLCSEHFTLDCFRKNCNNKILEENAVPSIFCFTRPNQQPKKLETALPRDQPQATEEIMEGSKLNQKHGLLTVFDHSYSVRDACLQKKKIQQLEEQNEKLKTKLRFLQQKSRRQEQRLQRMKKLLQELNSRKMLPHKTCVLLNNTLYELIKL; encoded by the exons ATGGTGTTGTCTTGCTCCGCTTACGGCTGCAAGAACCGGTATGACAAGGATCGCGGCACTTCCTTCCACAG GTTTCCTCTGAAGCGACCAGAGCTCTGTAAGAAGTGGTTGGCTGCAGTAAGGAGAAGGAATTTTATACCCACCAAAAACAGCAATTTGTGCTCAGAACATTTCACTCTGGACTGTTTTAGAAAGAACTGTAACAATAAAATACTGGAAGAAAATGCCGTGCCATCCATATTCTGTTTTACCCGACCAAATCAACAACCAAAG AAGTTAGAAACGGCATTACCAAGAGACCAACCTCAGGCAACAGAGGAAATTATGGAGGGATCCAAATTGAATCAAAAGCATGGACTCCTAACTGTTTTTGACCATAGCTATAGTGTTCGAGATGCGTGCTTACAAAAGAAAAAGATTCAGCAGTTGGAGGAACAAAATGAGAAACTAAAGACGAAACTGAGATTCTTACAGCAGAAATCTCGCCGCCAAGAACAACGATTACAAAGAATGAAGAAGCTATTACAGGAACTTAATTCACGAAAGATGTTACCACATAAAACCTGTGTGCTGTTAAATAACACTTTGTATGAATTAATTAAACTTTAA